A portion of the Pseudoalteromonas luteoviolacea genome contains these proteins:
- a CDS encoding polysaccharide biosynthesis protein: MDSLFSSVLRAPRSKKRLLTLLIDTFFIVSAFWLSLIVRLDSIQPLFEIENWLLLSIVIPCSLFAFVNLGLYRAVLRYVGSHAVGAIVVGTSISTVVLVLASFFTNIDVPRTMPVIYAWLLILAVGGSRIMVRAMMGRLATVNKTPVVIYGAGSAGRQLAPAIGAGDEYYVSAFIDDDKLKQGAILQGIPVIAFDGIYSLLESNKVKKVLLAMPSESRARRKEILAQLENLPVEVMTIPGMVDVVEGRATLDEIKDVEIEDLLGRDPVEPKQNLLNANIMDKSVMVTGAGGSIGSELCRQIIKQSPSKLVLFELSEFALYSIEKELSEVIRARELNIELIPIMGSVQHINRLETCMIAFGVQTVYHAAAYKHVPLVEHNVVEGIRNNVFGTYYSAKAAINAKVETFVLVSTDKAVRPTNVMGTTKRMAELCLQGLAQDKQKGIHNTRFSMVRFGNVLGSSGSVVPLFRRQIKEGGPITLTHPDITRFFMTIPEAAQLVIQAGAMGKGGDVFVLDMGGSVKIKDLATKMVHLSGLEIKSDSNPHGDIEIQCTGLRPGEKLYEELLIGDNVQETGHERIMTAQEVMLPLAELKVFLEALDIACHNFEHEKIRELLLDAPTGFDPTDGICDLVWNAKTELEESHSNRQVNDNKVISFK; the protein is encoded by the coding sequence ATGGATAGTTTGTTCAGTTCTGTTTTAAGGGCACCTCGTTCAAAAAAACGTCTCCTAACTTTATTGATTGATACGTTCTTTATCGTAAGCGCTTTCTGGCTATCTCTAATTGTACGTCTCGACAGCATTCAACCCTTGTTCGAAATTGAAAATTGGTTATTACTTTCAATCGTAATACCGTGTAGTTTGTTTGCTTTTGTAAATCTAGGCTTATATCGGGCTGTGCTTAGGTATGTTGGCTCACATGCCGTTGGCGCTATCGTTGTTGGTACATCGATAAGCACTGTGGTCCTCGTTTTAGCCTCATTTTTTACTAATATAGATGTTCCTCGTACTATGCCTGTTATTTATGCTTGGTTACTGATTTTAGCTGTCGGTGGTTCAAGAATAATGGTTAGAGCTATGATGGGACGTTTAGCTACCGTTAACAAAACTCCTGTTGTTATTTATGGTGCCGGTTCTGCTGGTAGGCAGCTTGCACCCGCTATAGGAGCTGGTGACGAGTACTATGTTAGTGCCTTTATTGATGATGATAAGTTAAAGCAAGGTGCCATATTGCAAGGCATACCAGTAATTGCGTTCGACGGCATATATAGTTTATTGGAAAGTAATAAAGTTAAAAAAGTGCTGCTCGCTATGCCCAGCGAAAGTCGTGCTCGGCGCAAAGAAATTTTAGCTCAACTGGAGAACTTACCAGTAGAAGTTATGACAATACCAGGCATGGTAGATGTTGTTGAAGGACGAGCGACACTTGATGAAATAAAAGATGTCGAAATCGAAGATTTGTTAGGTAGAGATCCAGTTGAGCCTAAACAGAATTTACTGAATGCGAATATTATGGATAAGTCTGTAATGGTAACTGGTGCAGGTGGTTCTATTGGTTCTGAGTTATGTCGTCAGATTATAAAGCAATCTCCATCAAAGCTTGTTCTATTTGAACTCTCTGAGTTTGCGCTTTATTCGATCGAAAAAGAATTAAGTGAAGTAATTCGAGCTAGAGAGTTGAATATTGAGTTGATCCCCATAATGGGCTCTGTTCAACACATAAATCGTTTAGAGACCTGTATGATTGCCTTTGGTGTTCAAACTGTATACCACGCTGCGGCCTATAAACATGTTCCTCTTGTGGAACACAACGTGGTCGAAGGGATCCGCAATAATGTATTTGGTACTTACTATTCTGCAAAAGCAGCAATAAATGCCAAGGTAGAAACATTCGTGTTAGTGAGTACGGACAAAGCTGTACGCCCTACGAATGTGATGGGCACTACTAAAAGGATGGCAGAACTGTGTTTACAAGGACTTGCTCAAGATAAACAAAAAGGTATTCATAATACACGTTTCTCGATGGTTCGTTTCGGTAACGTCCTCGGGTCGTCTGGTTCTGTGGTTCCACTATTTCGAAGACAAATTAAAGAAGGTGGGCCAATTACACTGACTCATCCAGATATCACACGTTTCTTTATGACCATTCCAGAAGCTGCTCAGTTAGTTATTCAAGCGGGCGCTATGGGCAAAGGCGGAGATGTATTTGTTCTCGACATGGGGGGATCTGTCAAAATTAAAGACTTGGCAACTAAAATGGTCCATTTGTCTGGATTAGAGATAAAAAGTGATTCAAATCCGCATGGTGATATTGAAATTCAATGCACGGGGCTTAGACCTGGTGAAAAACTTTATGAAGAGCTTCTGATTGGTGATAACGTTCAAGAAACTGGACATGAGCGGATTATGACGGCACAGGAAGTTATGTTGCCACTTGCCGAATTAAAAGTGTTTTTAGAGGCACTAGATATCGCATGCCATAATTTTGAACATGAAAAAATCAGAGAACTCTTATTGGATGCTCCGACAGGTTTTGATCCAACAGATGGGATTTGTGATTTGGTTTGGAATGCAAAAACTGAGCTTGAGGAAAGCCATAGTAATCGACAGGTTAATGATAATAAGGTTATTAGCTTCAAATAG
- a CDS encoding Crp/Fnr family transcriptional regulator: MFQYHFSTTLVEQLLSFAGNSFQHRKKEILIHQDEPLSKLILVRSGTVSFSYDVGNGRRLLLGQLDCNNTLIGEIEALNNQPCIYTVTCLSDVQYNLIELKHWRQLLLEQPDLSLYTAQTIAAKFTENQKINLDKLLLPLSYNIAKDCLLRAEDKHSTLLRAYSTVSAEAERFATTERAYRRVVSELVQKGLIERTNAGLKPVDLDALNEFVDGFSQL, from the coding sequence ATGTTCCAATATCACTTTTCAACCACCTTGGTTGAGCAATTACTCAGTTTTGCAGGTAATAGTTTTCAGCATAGAAAGAAAGAAATACTGATCCACCAAGATGAACCGCTCAGCAAATTGATCTTGGTCAGAAGTGGTACTGTTTCATTTAGCTATGATGTAGGTAACGGTAGACGACTTTTACTTGGGCAATTGGACTGCAACAATACTTTGATAGGTGAAATAGAAGCACTCAACAATCAACCATGCATCTATACTGTAACCTGTTTAAGTGATGTGCAATACAATTTAATTGAGCTTAAGCACTGGCGACAATTATTATTAGAGCAACCAGATTTAAGTCTATATACGGCTCAGACTATTGCGGCTAAATTCACCGAAAACCAAAAAATTAACCTTGATAAGCTGCTATTACCACTGAGCTACAATATTGCTAAAGACTGTTTATTGCGAGCAGAAGACAAACATTCTACATTACTTCGTGCTTATTCAACAGTCAGCGCTGAAGCTGAAAGATTTGCAACAACAGAACGGGCATACCGTCGTGTCGTGAGTGAACTTGTGCAAAAAGGATTAATTGAAAGAACAAATGCAGGTTTAAAACCGGTTGATTTAGATGCTTTAAACGAATTTGTAGATGGTTTTTCTCAGCTCTAA
- the rfbD gene encoding dTDP-4-dehydrorhamnose reductase, with amino-acid sequence MKTLVIGKNGQVAHELLATCPAQITAIAYGRSDIDILDVTSVQAVVEKEQPDVIINASAYTAVDKAESDQDSAFAINGDAVANLAQVAKKQGIRLIHISTDFVFDGQQSRPYKTDDTPNPINIYGASKLAGEKAIQEIYPENSAIVRTSWVYSCHGNNFVKTMLKLLAEREALNVVCDQVGSPTYAKGLAEYLWKLVSIDTLEPMQHYSDLGAASWYDFAVAIQEIGFEQGLLSQKIPVAPIPAVSYPTPAHRPQFSLLEKPQCGDLLHWRTALKGMLESLCKS; translated from the coding sequence ATGAAAACGCTTGTTATTGGTAAGAATGGTCAGGTTGCTCATGAACTATTGGCAACCTGTCCCGCGCAGATTACAGCTATTGCGTATGGTAGAAGTGATATAGATATATTAGACGTTACTTCAGTCCAAGCAGTAGTAGAGAAAGAACAGCCTGATGTGATTATTAATGCATCAGCATACACTGCGGTTGATAAAGCGGAATCTGATCAAGATTCTGCATTTGCCATTAATGGCGATGCGGTGGCTAACTTGGCACAAGTGGCTAAAAAGCAGGGCATTAGATTAATTCATATATCGACTGATTTTGTCTTTGATGGTCAACAGTCTAGGCCATACAAAACAGATGATACGCCGAATCCTATCAATATTTATGGTGCGTCAAAGTTAGCTGGGGAAAAGGCGATTCAAGAAATCTACCCTGAGAACTCTGCAATTGTTCGTACGTCATGGGTATACTCTTGTCATGGCAACAATTTTGTTAAGACGATGCTTAAGTTATTGGCTGAGAGAGAAGCGTTAAATGTTGTCTGTGATCAAGTGGGCAGCCCTACTTATGCCAAAGGGCTTGCTGAATATCTATGGAAATTAGTATCGATTGATACATTGGAGCCAATGCAGCACTACAGTGATTTAGGTGCCGCATCTTGGTATGATTTTGCTGTAGCAATTCAAGAGATAGGATTTGAGCAAGGTCTACTAAGTCAGAAGATCCCTGTGGCTCCGATCCCTGCTGTGAGTTATCCAACGCCAGCTCACAGACCCCAATTTAGCTTGTTAGAGAAGCCGCAATGTGGTGACTTATTACATTGGCGCACTGCGTTGAAAGGTATGCTGGAGAGTCTATGCAAAAGTTGA
- a CDS encoding YgjV family protein, which translates to MTWEYLGYVASVFLVVSLMMTNVTKLRWFNLAGCICFTVYGAMISAWPVVLTNGLLALVNTYHLFKLLKSKD; encoded by the coding sequence ATGACTTGGGAATATTTAGGCTATGTGGCCTCTGTCTTTTTGGTTGTTTCTCTTATGATGACCAATGTTACTAAGTTGCGCTGGTTTAACTTAGCTGGCTGTATTTGCTTTACAGTCTACGGGGCAATGATTAGTGCTTGGCCTGTAGTATTGACCAACGGTTTGCTCGCATTGGTCAATACCTATCATTTATTCAAACTATTAAAATCTAAAGACTAA
- a CDS encoding sugar transferase produces the protein MIRILDIFFSLFGLIFAMPFLLILYIIGLFDTGSPIFTQVRVGRNKKPFTLVKFRTMKVDTASVASHLASSSSITRFGSFLRKTKLDELPQLWNVLKGEMSLVGPRPGLFNQEELTQARDAQNIYDARPGITGLSQVNEIDMSTPELLAKTDKQMLDGLNLTSYFKYILMTVTGSGSGDRVN, from the coding sequence ATGATTCGTATACTCGATATTTTCTTCTCGTTATTCGGCTTAATTTTTGCGATGCCATTTTTACTAATTCTCTATATAATTGGGCTTTTTGATACTGGATCTCCGATTTTTACTCAGGTAAGGGTCGGCCGAAACAAAAAACCGTTCACTCTTGTTAAATTCAGAACAATGAAGGTGGATACAGCTTCGGTTGCCAGTCATCTGGCCAGCAGTTCGTCTATTACTCGGTTCGGCAGTTTTTTGCGAAAGACGAAGCTGGATGAATTGCCACAGCTATGGAATGTACTTAAAGGCGAAATGAGTTTAGTTGGCCCGAGACCTGGTTTATTTAACCAAGAAGAGCTGACTCAAGCCAGAGACGCACAGAATATTTATGACGCAAGGCCAGGCATTACAGGGCTTTCTCAAGTTAATGAAATTGATATGTCGACTCCTGAGTTGCTTGCAAAAACTGACAAGCAGATGTTAGATGGCTTAAATCTAACAAGCTACTTTAAGTACATTTTGATGACGGTGACGGGGAGTGGCAGCGGTGACCGTGTCAATTAA
- a CDS encoding glycosyltransferase family 2 protein, whose translation MQKLIVGIVSHGHYDYISNNTELTEIAKLDYVDVVVKDNIGDDRLRDYCDAHNFDYIISSSPLGFGDNNNSIFDYATDQLHAKGDDWFIIFNPDVEITLQDFKLLANELNKGQNQFYAPNLFKDTQYTVPENSIRYFATYKDLFNPFLLKPINRPYKKDELQDQQAVDWASGAFLCIQFSAFEDVGGFDSKYFMYYEDVDLCFRLKQQNQPLKFLKGVKAVHKGEYKNRSVFSKHFRWYLSSLFKFLETQRAS comes from the coding sequence ATGCAAAAGTTGATTGTAGGTATCGTTTCTCATGGCCATTACGATTATATTTCTAATAATACCGAACTAACTGAAATCGCGAAGTTAGATTATGTTGATGTGGTTGTAAAAGATAATATTGGGGATGATCGCTTGCGTGATTACTGTGATGCGCACAATTTCGATTATATCATAAGTTCATCTCCGCTTGGATTTGGTGATAATAACAATAGCATCTTTGATTATGCAACTGATCAACTTCATGCAAAAGGTGATGATTGGTTTATCATTTTCAATCCTGATGTCGAAATTACGTTACAAGACTTTAAGTTGTTGGCAAACGAATTGAATAAAGGGCAGAACCAATTCTATGCACCGAACTTATTTAAAGATACGCAATATACAGTGCCAGAAAATTCAATAAGGTACTTTGCAACGTATAAAGACTTGTTCAACCCATTCTTATTAAAGCCAATTAATAGGCCATATAAGAAAGATGAATTACAAGATCAACAAGCAGTCGATTGGGCATCTGGTGCATTTTTATGTATTCAGTTCAGTGCTTTTGAGGATGTTGGAGGTTTTGACTCCAAATACTTTATGTATTACGAGGATGTTGATCTTTGCTTCAGGCTTAAACAACAAAATCAGCCGCTTAAGTTTTTAAAAGGCGTTAAAGCAGTACATAAAGGTGAATATAAAAATCGTTCTGTTTTTTCTAAGCATTTTCGTTGGTACCTTAGTAGCCTTTTTAAATTTTTAGAGACACAAAGAGCGAGTTAG
- a CDS encoding UDP-glucose 4-epimerase family protein: protein MDRLLITGYSGFVGGHLLNALDESCEINLLGRSAAPKCDKYLEANIDPSSDYSSVLQSVDVVVHIAARVHVMSETAANPLEEFREVNTAGTLNLAKQAVKAGVKRFVFVSSIKVNGESTTGRAAFSSTDKPDPEDPYGISKAEAESQLLALGKETGLQIVIIRPPLVYGEGVKANFASLMALVNKGLPLPFRAINCNRRSLVSVYNLVDLIKVCITHPKAVGQIFLVSDDEDVSTAQMVAMMAKVQGKSNFTIPIPLWCFRILGKILSKEHVVDRLIGSLQVDISHTKNTLGWCPPYSIEHGFKLACKQQR, encoded by the coding sequence ATGGACAGGCTTTTAATTACAGGGTACTCCGGGTTTGTAGGGGGGCATTTGTTGAATGCGCTAGACGAGTCTTGCGAGATTAATTTACTTGGACGTTCGGCAGCGCCTAAATGTGATAAATATCTAGAAGCAAATATAGATCCTAGTTCTGATTATTCCTCGGTATTGCAATCAGTTGATGTGGTTGTACATATTGCTGCCCGTGTTCACGTCATGAGTGAGACCGCTGCAAACCCATTGGAAGAATTTAGAGAAGTGAATACTGCTGGCACACTTAATCTTGCGAAGCAGGCGGTAAAGGCGGGTGTGAAGCGCTTCGTATTTGTCAGCTCGATCAAGGTGAATGGAGAAAGCACCACAGGCAGAGCTGCGTTCAGTTCAACTGATAAGCCTGACCCAGAAGATCCCTATGGCATCTCTAAAGCAGAAGCAGAGTCACAATTATTAGCTTTGGGCAAAGAAACAGGCTTGCAAATCGTGATTATTCGACCTCCGCTAGTTTATGGTGAAGGCGTAAAGGCGAACTTTGCGTCGCTTATGGCATTAGTCAACAAAGGCTTGCCTCTTCCGTTTAGAGCGATAAATTGTAATAGACGTAGTTTAGTGTCGGTATATAACTTAGTTGACCTGATAAAAGTATGCATCACGCATCCAAAAGCTGTTGGTCAGATCTTCTTGGTGAGTGACGACGAAGATGTTTCTACGGCACAAATGGTTGCGATGATGGCAAAAGTGCAAGGAAAATCAAATTTTACTATCCCTATTCCTTTGTGGTGTTTTAGAATACTCGGCAAAATTTTGTCCAAAGAGCACGTAGTAGATAGGTTGATAGGTTCTTTGCAAGTAGACATCTCCCACACTAAAAATACATTAGGCTGGTGCCCGCCATACTCCATTGAGCATGGTTTTAAATTGGCATGTAAGCAGCAAAGATAG
- a CDS encoding YjbH domain-containing protein produces the protein MSKLTTLLATGVVAVAVPSFASESLNTYQNFTGFTGLINTSNAKVLSKGSFGISYTNMLDSFGREFVDGHNFVFSAGLYDGLEVSGQIASHSTHDNLFDPRVNNGDEQQRDLSFNAKYQLSFLPIDWFDIAVGAKDIGGALNRYETYFAVASKEFSDFRFSLGVATSEHEAGVNNGFLAGIEWMPVDWFALQVEHDAEAFNAAARLTVPEQWLYDIGKLTFSSRFYSNTEHSEKDVYWGVDFVAPFNKADQTYKSKTAAAPAPIKTNHPAKNNPLQNASEADVTKQAKPVKSEVVASLDKPELNRLARKLRNVLIADGFESVRVGFNTQPVVIVSFENAVFNHNEVDALGLVAGRISELFSGTNAEFVLQLKNHGLPMLALSGDVSSYERFINNNERPVVKAKLGAMRSIGGVSWVGLHASNTSYFKPRVTISPELSSTHATELGVFDYSLALRADFTVPVWKGAGFNVSAQTVVSESDDFKEFRAFNERSEHNGVSSAFFYQTYELPWGIYNQTKIGFFREFHKYTGIINETAWVSPEGDHKVTNTYGFFDYKDYDADRDYHTVEYQYNWAEKDISFHVTGGKFWRKDSGFKVETRFWFGDSYVAVYGEETDAQVAGIALSIPLSKRKSMNVTRYGQIKGNHAWRHQVGTRIGNSSNYLVYQQAYAPKSNISLNRTFFNQGRNSVDYIYANLERLREAYLTYK, from the coding sequence ATGTCTAAATTAACTACCTTACTTGCAACAGGGGTTGTTGCAGTTGCAGTACCTAGCTTTGCATCTGAATCTTTAAATACCTATCAAAACTTTACAGGCTTTACTGGGTTAATCAACACAAGTAACGCAAAGGTGCTGAGTAAAGGTTCGTTTGGTATTAGCTATACCAATATGTTAGATAGTTTTGGCAGAGAGTTTGTCGATGGTCACAACTTTGTGTTTTCTGCAGGGCTGTATGATGGGTTGGAAGTAAGTGGCCAAATCGCTTCACACAGTACTCATGATAACTTATTTGATCCAAGAGTAAATAATGGAGATGAACAGCAAAGAGATTTATCTTTTAATGCAAAATATCAGCTATCTTTTCTACCAATAGACTGGTTTGACATTGCCGTTGGGGCGAAAGATATTGGTGGTGCTTTAAACAGGTATGAAACATACTTTGCTGTTGCGTCTAAGGAGTTTTCTGACTTTAGGTTTTCATTGGGTGTTGCTACTAGTGAACACGAAGCAGGCGTGAACAATGGCTTTTTGGCGGGTATCGAGTGGATGCCTGTTGATTGGTTCGCACTTCAAGTAGAGCATGATGCAGAAGCATTTAATGCCGCAGCAAGGCTGACTGTGCCTGAGCAGTGGCTATATGATATAGGAAAACTTACATTTAGCAGTCGGTTTTATAGTAATACAGAGCACTCTGAAAAAGATGTGTATTGGGGGGTTGATTTTGTTGCTCCATTTAACAAGGCAGACCAAACTTATAAATCAAAAACTGCGGCTGCGCCCGCGCCAATTAAAACTAATCATCCTGCTAAAAATAATCCACTTCAGAATGCCAGTGAGGCAGATGTGACAAAGCAGGCCAAGCCTGTAAAGTCTGAGGTTGTAGCCTCATTGGACAAACCGGAATTGAATCGGTTAGCAAGAAAGTTACGAAATGTACTGATAGCTGACGGCTTTGAGTCTGTGAGAGTTGGCTTTAATACGCAACCTGTTGTGATTGTATCATTTGAAAACGCAGTGTTTAACCATAACGAAGTAGATGCCTTAGGTCTTGTTGCCGGGCGCATCAGCGAATTATTCTCAGGTACTAATGCTGAGTTTGTTTTGCAGTTGAAAAACCACGGATTACCCATGCTTGCTCTTTCAGGAGATGTAAGCAGTTATGAGCGCTTTATCAACAATAATGAACGTCCAGTCGTAAAAGCAAAACTTGGCGCAATGCGTAGCATTGGGGGCGTGTCATGGGTAGGGTTACATGCCTCTAACACTTCTTATTTTAAACCTCGAGTGACAATCAGTCCTGAGCTTAGCTCTACTCACGCGACAGAGCTTGGTGTATTTGATTATTCATTAGCTCTTCGTGCAGATTTTACGGTTCCCGTTTGGAAAGGGGCTGGCTTTAATGTTTCTGCACAGACAGTTGTTTCTGAAAGTGATGACTTTAAAGAGTTCCGCGCATTTAATGAACGTTCGGAGCACAATGGTGTAAGTAGCGCCTTTTTCTATCAAACTTATGAGTTACCTTGGGGGATCTACAATCAAACTAAAATAGGTTTCTTTAGAGAGTTTCATAAGTATACAGGTATTATTAATGAGACGGCTTGGGTTAGTCCTGAAGGTGATCACAAAGTAACGAATACATATGGTTTTTTTGATTACAAAGACTATGATGCGGACCGCGATTATCATACGGTAGAGTATCAATATAATTGGGCTGAAAAAGATATTAGTTTTCATGTAACCGGTGGTAAATTCTGGAGAAAAGATAGCGGTTTTAAAGTGGAAACACGATTCTGGTTTGGTGATAGTTATGTTGCGGTATATGGAGAAGAGACTGATGCACAAGTTGCAGGTATCGCATTGAGTATTCCATTGTCCAAGCGTAAAAGCATGAATGTGACGAGGTATGGTCAAATTAAAGGGAACCATGCATGGCGACATCAAGTGGGTACACGTATAGGTAATAGTAGTAACTACTTAGTTTATCAGCAGGCGTATGCACCAAAGAGTAACATTAGTCTTAACAGAACCTTCTTTAATCAAGGTCGTAATTCAGTAGATTATATTTATGCAAATCTAGAGAGGCTACGAGAAGCTTACCTTACATATAAGTAA